The Acinetobacter pittii genome contains a region encoding:
- the prfB gene encoding peptide chain release factor 2 (programmed frameshift): MEINPYLNQLKDLTDRSQTLRGYLDYDLKKERLEEVLRELEDPAIWNDQSRAQAMAKEKGELENVINVLDGLSTQLEDAKAMLDLAVEADDESLLEDVQSELGAAEDELAKLEFRRMFSNPMDPNPCYVEIQSGSGGTEAQDWASMLLRMYMRWIERHGFKAELMEVSDGDVAGIKSATIRVEGEYAYGWLRTESGVHRLVRKSPFDSGNRRHTSFSAVFISPEVDDNIEIDINPSDVRTDTYRASGAGGQHINKTDSAVRLTHIPTGIVVACQNQRSQHANRDHAWKQLRARLYELEMQKRNEAAQALEDSKSDIGWGSQIRSYVLDDSRIKDLRTGVENSNTGAVLDGDLDRFIEASLKQGL, encoded by the exons GTGGAAATTAATCCTTATCTAAACCAATTGAAAGACTTAACTGATCGTAGCCAAACACTACGGGGGTATCTT GACTACGATCTGAAAAAAGAACGTTTAGAAGAAGTTTTACGTGAGTTAGAAGATCCTGCGATCTGGAATGATCAAAGTCGCGCTCAGGCGATGGCGAAAGAAAAGGGCGAACTAGAAAACGTTATTAATGTATTGGATGGCTTATCTACACAGCTTGAAGATGCAAAAGCGATGTTGGATTTGGCTGTAGAAGCCGACGATGAAAGCCTGCTTGAAGATGTTCAGTCTGAGCTTGGTGCTGCCGAAGATGAACTGGCTAAACTTGAATTCCGTCGTATGTTTAGTAACCCGATGGACCCGAATCCTTGCTATGTCGAGATTCAATCAGGTTCAGGTGGTACGGAAGCACAAGATTGGGCGTCTATGCTTTTACGTATGTATATGCGCTGGATTGAACGTCATGGTTTTAAAGCAGAACTTATGGAAGTGTCTGACGGTGACGTAGCTGGTATTAAATCAGCAACGATACGTGTTGAAGGTGAATATGCCTACGGTTGGTTACGCACAGAGTCAGGTGTACACCGTTTAGTTCGTAAATCCCCATTTGACAGTGGCAACCGTCGTCACACTTCATTCTCTGCGGTATTTATTTCACCAGAAGTTGATGACAATATTGAAATTGATATTAACCCTTCTGATGTTCGTACTGATACTTACCGTGCATCTGGTGCAGGTGGTCAGCATATTAACAAAACCGACTCGGCTGTGCGTTTGACTCACATCCCAACAGGTATTGTAGTAGCGTGTCAGAACCAACGTTCGCAACATGCTAACCGTGACCACGCATGGAAACAGTTACGTGCGCGTTTGTATGAATTAGAAATGCAAAAACGTAATGAAGCGGCTCAAGCTCTAGAAGACTCGAAGTCTGATATTGGTTGGGGAAGCCAAATTCGTTCATATGTATTAGATGATTCTCGTATTAAAGATTTACGCACAGGTGTAGAAAACTCTAATACAGGTGCTGTTCTTGATGGTGACCTTGATCGTTTTATCGAAGCGAGTTTAAAGCAAGGTTTATAA
- a CDS encoding ArsR/SmtB family transcription factor has translation MDIDAISKALSNPLRRQILQWLKEPAHYLPIEECGGSFEKGVCAGHIERLGKVAQSTMSNHLSVLQQAGLIQVQKYGQWSYFSRNEALIQQYIEHLKQTL, from the coding sequence ATGGATATTGATGCAATTAGCAAAGCCCTTTCCAACCCTCTACGTCGGCAAATTTTGCAATGGTTAAAAGAACCTGCACATTATTTACCGATTGAAGAATGTGGTGGTAGTTTTGAGAAGGGTGTTTGTGCAGGTCATATTGAACGTTTGGGTAAAGTAGCTCAGTCTACGATGTCTAATCATTTGTCTGTGTTACAACAGGCGGGGCTTATTCAAGTCCAAAAATATGGTCAATGGTCTTATTTTTCACGTAACGAAGCTTTGATTCAGCAATATATCGAACATTTAAAACAAACACTTTAA